AAGACTTCGGGACTCGCTTTCGGCGGCGCCGAGCCGACTTTTCTGGAATGCAACAACATGAATGTGGATGCGGGCCGTTTCATCACGGAAACGGACCTTCAACACGCGACATTCGTTATAGTGATTGGAGATGATGTTGCAAATGCCCTTTTTCCCGGCGGCGTGGATCCAATCGGGAAAACGGTTCTTGCGGAAGGGCATAAGTTTCAGGTGATCGGAAAGTTTGAACGGAAGGGGAACAGCTTTACCGGCGATTCAAACGATGATTACGTCACGATTCCTTTCAGCACGTTCCTGAAATTGTTCCCAAGCACTTATCGTGAAAACGGATTGCATATAGCAACAATTCCCAAGAGTCCGGAGCTCGTTCCATCAGCCATCGATCAGGGAACCGCAGTGCTGCGAAAACAGCGTGGATTAAAAGCGGATCAACCGAACAATTTTGCAGTCGTAACACCCGAAAACATTATGACAACTTATAACCAGATCACCGGCGCTATTTATCTGGTGATGGTTGTGATCTCTTCGATCGGCTTGATGGTGGGAGGAGTGGGTGTGATGAACATCATGCTTGTTACGGTGAAAGAACGGACGCGAGAGATCGGGTTGCGAAAAGCCCTTGGCGCGCGCAGGCGGGATATCCTGTGGCAATTCCTGATTGAAGCTGTTGTTCTCTGTTTGATCGGTGGAGCGCTCGGTATCATTGCAGGCGCCGGTGTCGCGTTCCTTGTGAACGCAGTCTCTCCGCTGCCTGCGCGCGTTTCAGCGGGCGCGGTGATTGCAGCGATCACAGTCTCTTCTTCCGTTGGCTTGTTTTTCGGCCTCTATCCGGCGCGCCGCGCTGCGAAACAGGATCCCATCGTTGCCCTCCACTACGAATAATGTAGTAGTGGCAGAGCATTAGCAAAGTAGCGCGGACGTCCCGTCTGCGTACGCTCGCCGGCGAGACGCCCGCGCTACTTTGTTTACTTGCCGGAGGAGCTACAATAAGCACAAAGGAATGTTGATTCTAATTGCCAACTGCCTGGGAAAGATCATCCAGTTTCCGCTTGCAGAGGACCGAAGCGAAATCAGAGTAGGTTCGTTGCCGGACAATGATCTCTGTTTACCTTACAAAGGAGTATCCAGAAATCACTTCAGTTTGACTCAGCAGAAAAGTGGTTGGGTGTTGAAAGATCTGGGAAGCACGAACGGCACGCGTTTAAATGGCAAGAAAGTGAATGAGTCGGAAATCCACCCCGGAGACCTGATTCATGCGGGAATTGTAGAGCTGTCTCTGGTGGAGGCCGACCAGAACAAGATTGTGAGGATTCCAGAGAGAACTCCCACGAGCAGCCATGCCGGCACCGACAAAATGGATGATATCGCCAGACACGTAGCGGACAATATTTTTGTATCGGAAAAACTCGTTTTCCCTGAGGGCATGATTCCCGGAACGTCTCCGAAGATGCGAGAAATCTATCAACGGATTTTTTCACTCGTAGATAGCGATGTGAATATTCTGTTGCAGGGCGAAACCGGAACAGGAAAGGAAATGTTCGCGCAAATGCTTCATCTTTCCGGAAAGCGTTCAAAGGGTCCATTTATCGCGATTAATTGTGCCGCGCTCCCTTCTGAACTGATCGAAGCGGAGCTTTTTGGAATTGGTGAAAAAATTGCGACAGATGTTGGACCCCGAACAGGAAAAATCGAGCTTGCGGATGAAGGGACACTCTTTCTTGATGAGCTCAGCGCATTTCCTATTGGACTGCAATCCAAAATACT
Above is a window of bacterium DNA encoding:
- a CDS encoding ABC transporter permease; this encodes MRQNLGSVQEAFSQAIFSIRSNKLRAFLTILGIVIGVMTVIGMVSIIQGLNNSMMNRLQSMGPHLIQFQHEEMVHFGNPTREMRMRKPLYYEDAVAIRENAPAIKAVSSEAYHYGIELKYRNEKTSGLAFGGAEPTFLECNNMNVDAGRFITETDLQHATFVIVIGDDVANALFPGGVDPIGKTVLAEGHKFQVIGKFERKGNSFTGDSNDDYVTIPFSTFLKLFPSTYRENGLHIATIPKSPELVPSAIDQGTAVLRKQRGLKADQPNNFAVVTPENIMTTYNQITGAIYLVMVVISSIGLMVGGVGVMNIMLVTVKERTREIGLRKALGARRRDILWQFLIEAVVLCLIGGALGIIAGAGVAFLVNAVSPLPARVSAGAVIAAITVSSSVGLFFGLYPARRAAKQDPIVALHYE
- a CDS encoding sigma 54-interacting transcriptional regulator, encoding MLILIANCLGKIIQFPLAEDRSEIRVGSLPDNDLCLPYKGVSRNHFSLTQQKSGWVLKDLGSTNGTRLNGKKVNESEIHPGDLIHAGIVELSLVEADQNKIVRIPERTPTSSHAGTDKMDDIARHVADNIFVSEKLVFPEGMIPGTSPKMREIYQRIFSLVDSDVNILLQGETGTGKEMFAQMLHLSGKRSKGPFIAINCAALPSELIEAELFGIGEKIATDVGPRTGKIELADEGTLFLDELSAFPIGLQSKILRAIEEKKVTPVGKHVPVQVDFRLISATNEDPQELIRTGRLREDLYHRIATVELVVPPLRERREDLTLLIIGLLQQICKREKKTIAGISNRLFDSLVSYSYPGNIRELINLLSSMVALAHPGEMLDLHLAPNRLTQTEKHDPSRQPEIDFFHGQVDLRTKLDETSKDWVLRALHLHDWNISAAARSLKITRFGLQKMMKRLGIPDNK